ACCCCTTACGAGTTCAGCACCCTGCTGGCGCACGAGTACCTGAACCCCGGCCTGAGCGCCCGGGCGGTGAAGTGGCAGCGCGACGTGGCGCAAAAAGGGTTCGGACGCTACGCCCTGAAAGCGCAGGCGGCCGGGAACGTCGCGTGGTTCGGCGGGAAGGGCGGGAACGGCTGGCGCATCCTGACGTACAGCGGGTACTTCCAGACGAAAGACGGCCGGCACGTCGTGTACACCTTTATGCAGCACGGCGCGAACGAGACCTACACCATGCCAAACACCCGCCGGGCCTTCGCCTGGATCAATGCCGGGATCGACGCGGTGATCGGGGTGCAAACCCCGCGGCCCAAAGTGACCGTACCGAAGGAACCCGTCCGGCCCGGCAGCGACGCGGCCAGGGCCAAAGCCGCCGCCGTGAAGGGCGCCGCAAAACCCCTGCCGAGCTCGCCGCAACCCTGAGTGACCGCCACCCTGGGCCGCGGCGATTCAGGGGAAAAGTTCAGGCGGAAATGGTCTGGGTGACGCGATCCAGTTCCGCGGCGATGGCCTGATCCAGCAGCGGGCGGGCCACGGCGTAAGGCTCGTTCACGGTGGCTCCGGCAGCGGGCACATGACCGCCACCGCCCAGCGCCACCGCGATGTTCTGGGCGCTCAGGCCGCCGCGTGACCGCAACGAGAATTTCACGCGCTCGCCGTAATCCTTGATCATCACCGCCAGGCGGCTGCCCTCGGCGCTGCGCAGCAGGCTGACGTAGGATTCCACGTCCTCCCAGCTGGCGCTGGCGCGTTCCAGCATGGCCTGATCCACGCGGGCCAGGATGACCTGACCGTCGTGCCTGAATTCCAGGGTGCCCAGCACTTCGCGCAGCAGCAGGTAATAGGAACGCGAATGCTGGCGCAGGTTGTCGGTCAACCAGCCCATGCGCGCTCCGTACCCGCGCAGGCGGGCCGCTGTCAGGAAGGTGTCGGGTGTCACGCTGTCGAAGGTGAAGTTGCCTGTGTCGGTCAACATTCCCAGCATCAGGGGGGTGGCGATGTCCTCCGTCCAGGCCACGCCCAGGGCGTCCACCACATCCGCGACCATCATGGCGGCGGCGGGTTTGGTCGGGTCGACCACGCCGGCGGTGGCCTTACGAGTGTTGGTGCCGTGGTGATCGATGTTCACGACTGGCCCATTGAAGCTTCCCACGTCCGCGCCCGCCACCCGCGGGAAGTCGTTGTTGTCCACATCCAGTACCACCAGCAGCGCGTCGGCAGGCCACTGTTCCAGGTTGCCAATAAGCTCGCCGGGTTGCGGCAGGAAAGTC
This is a stretch of genomic DNA from Deinococcus fonticola. It encodes these proteins:
- a CDS encoding DHH family phosphoesterase, which produces MTAQNSGTPDYLQDVQHVARCLLDHPGPIVVLAHENPDGDALGSVLGLTRALRSLGKTVVAALDVPRYLTFLPQPGELIGNLEQWPADALLVVLDVDNNDFPRVAGADVGSFNGPVVNIDHHGTNTRKATAGVVDPTKPAAAMMVADVVDALGVAWTEDIATPLMLGMLTDTGNFTFDSVTPDTFLTAARLRGYGARMGWLTDNLRQHSRSYYLLLREVLGTLEFRHDGQVILARVDQAMLERASASWEDVESYVSLLRSAEGSRLAVMIKDYGERVKFSLRSRGGLSAQNIAVALGGGGHVPAAGATVNEPYAVARPLLDQAIAAELDRVTQTISA